The following coding sequences are from one Vicugna pacos chromosome 19, VicPac4, whole genome shotgun sequence window:
- the LOC140687442 gene encoding uncharacterized protein isoform X2 produces the protein MVGREMTSAPCPACQPALENYYALSESVNTCRQSSHHEKHRKLCTFVQHHECDDCSMAFSCISQLTRHQRIHKVEKAHRYDENAKGFRHHSSFTTLPRIYIPEKHLECNQCGKTFNRASKLIQHQSTHSGLKPHKCDVCQRAFRFLSSFITHQKFHAGKTPNLTQHQKTHTQKKLFACTFCARAFRSFSEKIQHQKTHTRKKYYTCNYCKKDFNPYSQFLLHQRVHTGERPYKCNDCEKSFKSQSNLNKHQKIHTGEKPFSCNECEKTFTQLIDLNRHQQIHAGEKLYICNNCNKTFVRFSDLIRHRRTHTGERPYKCNACDKTFKHQSNVIKHQKTHSEERPYACDECEKTFRYCSDLNRHKKIHTNEKPYKCNECQKLFNNSSNLNKHKKIHTGEKPFVCNQCGKAFSLNSKLARHQKTHDKKKP, from the exons atggtggggagagagatgacAAGTGCGCCGTGCCCAG CATGTCAACCAGCACTGGAGAATTATTATGCCCTTTCTGAGTCTGTGAATACCTGTAGGCAAAGTTCTCACCATGAGAAACATCGAAAATTGTGTACTTTTGTTCAGCACCATGAATGTGATGACTGCAGCATGGCTTTTAGCTGCATCTCACAACTTACTAGACATCAGCGAATTCACAAGGTAGAGAAAGCCCACAGATATGATGAAAATGCAAAGGGCTTTAGGCATCACTCCTCATTTACAACGCTCCCAAGAATTTATATTCCAGAGAAACATCTTGAATGTAACCAATGTGGCAAAACCTTCAACAGAGCTTCAAAGCTGATTCAACATCAGAGCACACACAGTGGACTAAAACCACACAAGTGTGATGTGTGTCAGAGGGCCTTCAGGTTTCTTTCATCCTTTATTACACATCAGAAATTTCATGCTGGCAAGACACCAAATCTGACTCAGCATCAAAAAACTCATACACAGAAGAAACTCTTTGCCTGTACATTCTGTGCAAGGGCCTTTCGCAGCTTCTCagaaaaaattcaacaccaaAAAACTCATACTAGAAAGAAGTATTACACGTGTAATTACTGCAAAAAGGACTTCAATCCATATTCACAGTTTCTCTTACATCAAAGAGTGCATACTGGAGAGAGGCCCTACAAATGTAATGACTGTGAAAAATCCTTTAAAAGCCAATCGAACCTTAATAAACATCAGAagattcatactggagagaagcccTTCTCATGCAATGAATGTGAAAAGACCTTTACTCAGCTCATAGATCTTAATCGTCACCAACAAATCCACGCTGGGGAGAAACTTTACATCTGTAATAACTGTAACAAGACCTTTGTCCGCTTCTCAGATCTAATTCGACACCGAAGGACTCACACCGGAGAGAGACCCTACAAATGTAATGCTTGTGACAAAACCTTTAAACATCAGTCAAATGTTATTAAACACCAGAAAACTCACTCTGAAGAGCGGCCCTATGCATGTGACGAATGTGAGAAGACCTTTCGCTATTGCTCAGACCTTAATCGACATAAAAAAATTCATACTAACGAGAAACCCTATAAATGTAACGAATGTCAAAAGCTTTTTAACAATAGTTCAAATCTTAATAAACACAAGAAAatccatactggagagaaacctttcGTGTGTAATCAAtgtggaaaagctttcagtctaaACTCAAAACTTGCTCGACATCAGAAAACTCATGATAAAAAGAAACCCTGA
- the LOC140687442 gene encoding uncharacterized protein isoform X1, giving the protein MALSFLKVISQESVKFRDVAVVFSPDQWVHLSPEERQLYMDVMLDNCDYLVSLGHWTYKAEVISSLKQGKEPWMVGREMTSAPCPACQPALENYYALSESVNTCRQSSHHEKHRKLCTFVQHHECDDCSMAFSCISQLTRHQRIHKVEKAHRYDENAKGFRHHSSFTTLPRIYIPEKHLECNQCGKTFNRASKLIQHQSTHSGLKPHKCDVCQRAFRFLSSFITHQKFHAGKTPNLTQHQKTHTQKKLFACTFCARAFRSFSEKIQHQKTHTRKKYYTCNYCKKDFNPYSQFLLHQRVHTGERPYKCNDCEKSFKSQSNLNKHQKIHTGEKPFSCNECEKTFTQLIDLNRHQQIHAGEKLYICNNCNKTFVRFSDLIRHRRTHTGERPYKCNACDKTFKHQSNVIKHQKTHSEERPYACDECEKTFRYCSDLNRHKKIHTNEKPYKCNECQKLFNNSSNLNKHKKIHTGEKPFVCNQCGKAFSLNSKLARHQKTHDKKKP; this is encoded by the exons atGGCTCTTTCGTTCCTAAAGGTGATATCACAG GAGTCAGTGAAATTCAGAGATGTGGCTGTGGTCTTTTCTCCAGACCAGTGGGTTCACCTGAGCCCTGAAGAGAGACAATTGTATATGGATGTGATGCTGGATAACTGTGATTACCTTGTGTCTTTGG gaCACTGGACTTACAAGGCAGAAGTGATATCCTCTTTGAAGCAAGGGAAGGAGCCCTGgatggtggggagagagatgacAAGTGCGCCGTGCCCAG CATGTCAACCAGCACTGGAGAATTATTATGCCCTTTCTGAGTCTGTGAATACCTGTAGGCAAAGTTCTCACCATGAGAAACATCGAAAATTGTGTACTTTTGTTCAGCACCATGAATGTGATGACTGCAGCATGGCTTTTAGCTGCATCTCACAACTTACTAGACATCAGCGAATTCACAAGGTAGAGAAAGCCCACAGATATGATGAAAATGCAAAGGGCTTTAGGCATCACTCCTCATTTACAACGCTCCCAAGAATTTATATTCCAGAGAAACATCTTGAATGTAACCAATGTGGCAAAACCTTCAACAGAGCTTCAAAGCTGATTCAACATCAGAGCACACACAGTGGACTAAAACCACACAAGTGTGATGTGTGTCAGAGGGCCTTCAGGTTTCTTTCATCCTTTATTACACATCAGAAATTTCATGCTGGCAAGACACCAAATCTGACTCAGCATCAAAAAACTCATACACAGAAGAAACTCTTTGCCTGTACATTCTGTGCAAGGGCCTTTCGCAGCTTCTCagaaaaaattcaacaccaaAAAACTCATACTAGAAAGAAGTATTACACGTGTAATTACTGCAAAAAGGACTTCAATCCATATTCACAGTTTCTCTTACATCAAAGAGTGCATACTGGAGAGAGGCCCTACAAATGTAATGACTGTGAAAAATCCTTTAAAAGCCAATCGAACCTTAATAAACATCAGAagattcatactggagagaagcccTTCTCATGCAATGAATGTGAAAAGACCTTTACTCAGCTCATAGATCTTAATCGTCACCAACAAATCCACGCTGGGGAGAAACTTTACATCTGTAATAACTGTAACAAGACCTTTGTCCGCTTCTCAGATCTAATTCGACACCGAAGGACTCACACCGGAGAGAGACCCTACAAATGTAATGCTTGTGACAAAACCTTTAAACATCAGTCAAATGTTATTAAACACCAGAAAACTCACTCTGAAGAGCGGCCCTATGCATGTGACGAATGTGAGAAGACCTTTCGCTATTGCTCAGACCTTAATCGACATAAAAAAATTCATACTAACGAGAAACCCTATAAATGTAACGAATGTCAAAAGCTTTTTAACAATAGTTCAAATCTTAATAAACACAAGAAAatccatactggagagaaacctttcGTGTGTAATCAAtgtggaaaagctttcagtctaaACTCAAAACTTGCTCGACATCAGAAAACTCATGATAAAAAGAAACCCTGA
- the LOC102536484 gene encoding thyrotropin-releasing hormone receptor-like: MEKPTEHPERANASVLGPMPWPPLAVQAVTLTLVPLVCAVGMAGNAMVVLVVVRSRHMVTPTNCYLVSLATADLLVLLAAGVPTVAEAASARVWVFGHAGCLGITYLQYVGINASTGSITAFTVERYLAICRPLRAQALCTVPRAKRVAASVWLGTGAYCVLWLFLADTRETSYADGVQVQCGYRVSRSLYLPVYFLDFALFYALPLGLATVFYALIARVLFAGPLPPGDPGRWGSAHQGGPAGQGRFSSRGSRGALNSRKQVTKMLVVVVILFALLWLPYRTLVVVNSFLSPPYLNLGFLLFCRLCIYLNSAINPIVYALMSQRFREAFHGLFQCRLTQPKLPTQEATLVCCPVIKDYSQHRLRSWKEPGSLMSRQGGDPGTLGQSPSS; the protein is encoded by the exons ATGGAGAAACCTACAGAGCACCCTGAACGCGCGAACGCGTCGGTTCTGGGCCCCATGCCCTGGCCTCCGTTGGCTGTACAGGCAGTGACCTTGACCCTGGTTCCCCTCGTGTGCGCCGTGGGCATGGCAGGCAACGCCATGGTGGTCCTGGTGGTGGTCCGGAGCCGCCACATGGTCACACCCACCAACTGCTACCTGGTGAGCCTGGCCACCGCGGACCTGTTGGTGCTCCTGGCGGCCGGAGTGCCCACCGTGGCCGAGGCGGCATCTGCCCGTGTTTGGGTCTTTGGCCACGCAGGCTGCTTGGGCATCACTTATTTGCAGTATGTGGGCATCAACGCGTCCACAGGTTCCATCACCGCGTTCACGGTGGAGCGCTACCTCGCCATCTGCCGTCCTTTGCGCGCCCAGGCTCTGTGTACGGTGCCACGGGCCAAGCGCGTCGCGGCGTCGGTGTGGCTGGGCACCGGCGCCTACTGCGTGCTCTGGCTCTTCCTGGCGGACACGCGCGAGACCTCGTACGCCGACGGCGTGCAGGTGCAGTGCGGCTACCGCGTGTCGCGCTCTCTCTACCTGCCCGTCTACTTCCTGGACTTCGCGCTCTTCTACGCGCTGCCCCTGGGCCTGGCCACCGTGTTCTACGCGCTCATAGCGCGCGTCCTCTTCGCGGGGCCGCTGCCTCCGGGCGATCCGGGACGCTGGGGCTCTGCGCACCAGGGTGGCCCCGCTGGCCAAGGGCGCTTCTCTTCCCGCGGCAGCAGAGGTGCCCTCAACTCCCGGAAGCAG GTCACCAagatgctggtggtggtggtgatccTTTTTGCTCTGCTGTGGCTGCCCTACCGCACGCTGGTGGTGGTGAATTCCTTCCTGAGCCCGCCCTACCTCAACCTCGGCTTCCTTCTCTTCTGCCGCCTTTGCATCTACCTGAACAGCGCCATCAACCCCATCGTCTATGCCCTCATGTCCCAGCGCTTCCGGGAGGCCTTCCATGGGCTATTTCAGTGCAGGCTGACCCAGCCCAAGCTCCCAACCCAGGAGGCCACCCTTGTTTGCTGCCCTGTCATCAAAGACTATTCCCAGCACAGACTGCGTTCTTGGAAGGAACCAGGGAGCCTGATGTCCAGGCAGGGAGGGGATCCTGGCACCTTAGGGCAAAGTCCATCCTCTTAA